A genomic stretch from Gammaproteobacteria bacterium includes:
- the rubA gene encoding Rubredoxin-2 yields MNQYICLVCGFIFDEEYGLPESGIPPGTRWENIPSTWRCPECRVGKEDFQIMVD; encoded by the coding sequence ATGAACCAATACATTTGCCTAGTCTGTGGCTTTATTTTTGATGAAGAATACGGTCTCCCTGAATCAGGCATTCCGCCAGGAACACGCTGGGAAAATATTCCTTCAACCTGGCGTTGTCCTGAATGCCGGGTTGGAAAGGAAGATTTTCAAATAATGGTAGACTAA
- a CDS encoding phosphomannomutase / phosphoglucomutase yields the protein MSILVPTAIGICVLTIVVAGLLLLQLLANQSARQNQQQSMRIGTVLAREVASFMQIRVTLLESVAQDPVLVQIFTKRDNIALSAKESELTYLFPGASRVRLLYPGTNQTEEEAQPPLGYAALNMLREVEAGRTPPAEVHISSQGNRNIAITRPVRSPADKHVLGHLLVQFSLDHLTQILDPMARDGNSVVLSQRVNQNEVKLYQKGNSKETAATAEIPGTRWRLSYFASPNDNSDEDWTFRVEGLLGTITLVVVLVLFGIYRVFTKALNSDLVTIVNFCKDLRDSRVAHKYPVNFAAVNGTLEVIQRLLQASIIPVATVALVKQELKPSLTVPPIAVSADLGATPPLPLVASSTLKSAPSSTPVRKDISSAVPPSVATPVHLDMDLSEASEMITLESNLPADIPAATPKAVEAPATAQIELIDLSALSSNLYADPSGDDATPPPVSNNASTMLSLPGLTFLDSDLSDLTPENKSTIALPSTPVSASPRLDLLETGLHSPDANDATLKFSSSLLGGESIPPSDEIFRMYDIRGVVGDSLTDDATHEIGRAIGSEAQERNHQSVIVARDGRISSPRLAAALIRGMRATGCNVIDIGEVPTPVMHFATHFLETHAGVMLTASHNPSQWNGMKVVLGGETIFSDEIQKLRQRIEARQFMTGEGNLQGMNVVPDYLAQINADIQLARPLRIVVDCGNGVTGSLAPRLYRGLGCEVEELFCVVDGNFPNHSPDPGEPGNLRDLIGAVKTHQADLGIAMDGDGDRMVAVAGNGAIIWPDRLMMLFAEDVLSRNPGSTVVFDVKSSSHLARIIKKHGGRPLMWKTGYSLIRAKMKEVGALLAGEINGHYFFKERWFGFDDGLYAGARLLELVSHDQRAPGSLFADLPDTVTTPELRLDLPEGESKRLMKSLAVARTRISGAEITHVDGLRADFEEGWGLVRSSSATPSLIFRFEANNPRILRRIQDEFRRILLEVGPGLKLPF from the coding sequence ATGTCTATTTTGGTACCAACAGCCATTGGAATATGCGTGCTCACGATTGTAGTCGCGGGCCTCCTGTTGCTCCAATTGCTGGCAAACCAATCCGCTCGCCAAAATCAACAGCAGTCAATGCGGATTGGCACGGTACTGGCACGAGAAGTAGCCTCTTTCATGCAAATCCGGGTTACCCTTCTGGAATCCGTTGCCCAGGATCCGGTCTTGGTACAAATTTTCACCAAGCGTGACAACATCGCTCTAAGCGCCAAAGAATCCGAGCTTACTTACTTATTCCCGGGAGCGTCGCGGGTACGTCTACTTTATCCCGGCACAAACCAAACAGAGGAAGAAGCACAACCACCCCTAGGGTACGCGGCATTAAACATGTTGCGTGAGGTCGAGGCCGGTCGAACTCCACCTGCTGAAGTCCATATCTCCTCCCAGGGGAATCGTAACATTGCCATTACTCGGCCGGTGCGTAGTCCTGCGGATAAACATGTTTTGGGACATCTTTTGGTTCAATTTTCCCTAGATCATCTGACGCAAATTCTTGATCCAATGGCGCGTGATGGAAACTCGGTGGTCTTGTCGCAAAGAGTGAATCAAAATGAAGTCAAGCTTTACCAAAAAGGCAATAGCAAAGAAACCGCCGCTACCGCAGAAATTCCCGGCACCCGCTGGCGTCTGTCCTATTTCGCCAGTCCTAATGACAACTCAGATGAAGACTGGACGTTCCGAGTGGAAGGGTTGCTCGGCACAATCACGCTCGTGGTCGTCCTAGTTCTCTTCGGGATTTACCGCGTCTTTACTAAGGCACTGAATAGCGATTTAGTAACCATCGTGAACTTTTGCAAAGATTTACGTGACAGCCGCGTCGCTCATAAATATCCGGTGAACTTCGCGGCGGTCAACGGCACCTTGGAGGTTATCCAACGCCTCCTTCAGGCATCGATTATTCCTGTCGCTACCGTAGCGCTCGTCAAACAAGAATTAAAGCCATCGTTGACCGTACCGCCCATTGCAGTCTCCGCTGATCTTGGTGCCACGCCGCCATTGCCGCTGGTCGCGTCATCCACGCTGAAATCAGCACCAAGCTCTACCCCAGTACGGAAAGACATCTCAAGCGCGGTACCTCCGTCCGTTGCGACGCCAGTCCACCTCGATATGGATCTCTCCGAGGCCAGCGAGATGATTACCCTTGAAAGTAACCTACCCGCCGATATCCCTGCCGCCACCCCGAAGGCGGTGGAGGCACCGGCGACGGCGCAAATCGAGCTGATTGACCTTTCAGCGCTTTCTTCCAACCTCTACGCTGATCCGAGCGGTGACGATGCCACGCCGCCACCTGTATCCAATAATGCTTCTACAATGCTTTCCCTTCCGGGTTTGACTTTTCTGGACTCCGATCTATCTGACTTGACGCCTGAAAATAAATCGACCATTGCTCTTCCTAGCACTCCTGTTTCCGCCTCTCCGCGTCTGGATCTTTTGGAGACGGGATTGCACAGTCCAGATGCCAATGATGCTACGCTAAAATTTTCTTCCTCGCTTTTAGGAGGTGAATCTATCCCACCATCTGATGAAATTTTTCGCATGTACGATATTCGCGGCGTGGTAGGTGACTCCCTGACCGATGATGCTACCCACGAAATCGGTCGCGCCATTGGTTCCGAGGCCCAGGAACGAAATCATCAGAGTGTCATTGTGGCGCGTGATGGACGTATTTCGTCACCACGACTTGCCGCCGCTTTGATTCGCGGAATGCGTGCCACGGGTTGCAATGTCATTGACATCGGCGAAGTTCCGACTCCAGTGATGCATTTTGCTACTCATTTCCTGGAAACCCATGCTGGGGTCATGCTTACCGCCAGCCATAATCCCTCTCAATGGAATGGCATGAAGGTCGTCTTGGGGGGAGAAACTATTTTTAGCGATGAGATTCAGAAGCTCCGTCAACGTATCGAAGCGAGGCAATTCATGACTGGCGAGGGCAATTTGCAAGGCATGAACGTGGTCCCCGATTACCTCGCTCAGATTAACGCCGACATTCAACTGGCACGACCACTGCGAATCGTGGTTGATTGTGGCAATGGAGTAACGGGTAGTCTTGCACCGCGACTTTACCGCGGGCTAGGCTGCGAGGTTGAGGAGTTATTTTGCGTGGTCGATGGAAATTTTCCTAACCACTCGCCAGATCCAGGCGAGCCTGGAAACCTGCGTGACCTCATCGGTGCCGTGAAGACTCATCAGGCCGACCTCGGCATTGCCATGGATGGCGATGGAGATCGAATGGTCGCGGTCGCCGGTAATGGTGCAATCATCTGGCCAGATCGCTTGATGATGCTGTTCGCCGAGGACGTATTATCCCGTAACCCTGGATCCACGGTCGTTTTTGACGTGAAAAGCAGTTCTCACCTCGCACGCATCATCAAAAAGCATGGCGGACGACCCTTGATGTGGAAAACAGGATATTCCTTAATCAGGGCTAAAATGAAGGAGGTGGGTGCGCTTCTTGCCGGGGAAATTAATGGCCACTACTTCTTCAAGGAACGATGGTTTGGTTTTGATGATGGACTCTACGCGGGTGCGCGCCTGTTAGAACTTGTATCCCACGACCAACGAGCGCCTGGCAGCCTATTCGCTGATTTACCTGATACCGTGACTACACCGGAGCTGCGGCTGGATTTACCCGAAGGTGAAAGTAAGCGTTTGATGAAAAGCCTGGCCGTGGCACGAACTCGCATTAGCGGTGCTGAAATCACTCATGTTGATGGATTGCGCGCTGATTTCGAGGAAGGTTGGGGTCTAGTGCGATCTTCCAGTGCCACGCCTTCCCTAATTTTCCGTTTCGAGGCTAATAACCCTCGGATTTTACGCCGCATCCAAGACGAATTCCGACGTATTCTTCTTGAGGTAGGACCAGGACTTAAATTGCCTTTCTAA